The stretch of DNA gcctaaGAAAGTTTGCATTGTAAAGATGATGAGGCCCTGTGCATACTTGATGTGAACCGAGGGTCAAAAGTCATGTTGGCTTGCAACAGCAAAAGCGCTGTTCATGAATTCACTTTTGAGATACTGTCAGCTGTCTTGTTTCATATATAGGTTTAATAATGCATAAATTTCATCCACTAGTATACCTTAACAAACTTAGATTAAAGTACATACTGTAAAATCTGTAGAGAGAAATTCATTTCATTGTTTAACTCAAAATGTAATCGTATTTAAACCTGTTCTTAACATTTTTAACTTAATGCCCAATCAAATTTCTCAGGTATCCTTCTCCCTTATGTTTGACAGAGGAGTCACAAACTGTCTAAAGTATCTTGAGGCTGTCCCATGGAATGAGCCCGAAGAGGAGAAGATCAAGAGCTTGCTATCGCAGTATCCTTGCAACAGATCAGTTTCTCAAGATTTGTTTGCACGGTTACAACCGCAGGAACCCAGCTCATCATCTGCAGAACTGGTCGTTGAACTCATGGACTCTATCACAAAGGGGACCAACAATAATGCTCGGAAGGACTTGCGGACTCTTGTTGACGGTATCTTATCAAGGACCTCTATCTACATTAAGAGTGATGAAGAGCTGGACATGAAGAGCATTTACTCAATCTGCCATTCTTGCCTGAACTCTCTGGTGGAATTATTTGGAGAAGCCTCTGATCTGGGCTCTTCTGGTAAAACAACCATTTCAGTTGGAAAAGGACCACATGAGAGAATATGCAAGCAAGTTGAGAACCTTGCCTGGTTGCTGCAGATTCTCATAGACAGGCAGATGGGAGAGGAATTTGTGGACTTATGGGCCAACCAGAAAACGCTAACTAGTCTGCACCAACATGTTTCACCGATGGTACGCTACGAGCTCAGCCGGATTTCAGCCACAATTTTCATTGCTATGGGGAGTGGAAAGCTCCACTGCACGGGCTCATCGCGGCTCGGCATCTTTGAAGCCTGGTTCAGGCCATTGCTGGTAGATTTTGGCTGGCTCAGGAAATGTCCGAAGGGCCTCAACATGGCAACCCTGGAGGATGGAATTGGGCAAGCACTGCTGACACTCACCTTGAAACATCAGCAGGTGCTGTTCATGGAGTGGTTTGAGACATTCAGTGGACAAG from Oryza brachyantha chromosome 12, ObraRS2, whole genome shotgun sequence encodes:
- the LOC102700293 gene encoding BTB/POZ domain-containing protein At2g13690-like; the protein is MPTAGASSPAPPAAAAAAASASHRRRRSSRRRHPPPQRQPWCCSFALDPLSAAVHRSSPLPPRAAPSKHAAAAPPLSRRMRSPGRVSPIDDQACAGAASASSSARLSSVSECPPPPLPPPPPPRPRPPTRTPAVETLRLRLVSKGVVLEVAEVERVRAECKVVGRILGGGGGEVAVEGKVEVEAIREAVEMMLEDADEAAAMRRLSRAGVARAIGVLEVSFSLMFDRGVTNCLKYLEAVPWNEPEEEKIKSLLSQYPCNRSVSQDLFARLQPQEPSSSSAELVVELMDSITKGTNNNARKDLRTLVDGILSRTSIYIKSDEELDMKSIYSICHSCLNSLVELFGEASDLGSSGKTTISVGKGPHERICKQVENLAWLLQILIDRQMGEEFVDLWANQKTLTSLHQHVSPMVRYELSRISATIFIAMGSGKLHCTGSSRLGIFEAWFRPLLVDFGWLRKCPKGLNMATLEDGIGQALLTLTLKHQQVLFMEWFETFSGQGRECPNLMRAFQVWWRRSFVRSLGSSSSSS